Part of the Nocardia farcinica genome, TGGCGGCCGTGGTCCTCGGGGCGTGGGCGCCGGGACGGGGTGCGCGGGCATCGGCCGAGGCCGGCGACGTGGCGGAGCAGGCGGTGCGCTGAGCGGGCGCGAAACGGCTCGGAAACCGGCGGGGCGGCCCCGGGAAGCTCCCCGGGGCCGCCGCCGGCCCAACCAGTCGGTGCCCGACCTGGCTCCAGACCCCGACCTCGCCAAGGATGCTGCCACACCGCGCGCCCGCCGTCACATGGAAGGCATTACCGCTGCACAGGCGGGCGAGCGTGCAGGTGTACGAACCGGGAGCACGCCTCTCACCTCGGTGGATAGGCATCGGCTCTGGGTTTCTCGATCACGGGATCAGCACGACTGTCGGCGCGTGTTACCGAAATGTTGTCCGAGAAGTCGATCACCGGTACTCGTCGGCGGGCTTCGGATAGGCCGACCAGCTGGGCAGTGGCGTGCCCTCGAGATAGGCGGTGAGCCGGTCCAGCAGGTACTGCCAGCGCGGTCCGACGGCGGGAGCGTCGGCCGGGCACAGGTGCCTGCGCACGAGCTCGAGATTGGTCAGCACGCCGACCTGCTCCAGCCGCACCTCGATCAGCTCGCCGTCCACGTGCGCGACCAGTTCGTGTGGTGCCACGCAGTGCTCCACGCGCACCGCGACCGGGCCGGGCACCGGCCCGTCGAGCGGTTCGATACCGAGGTTGCCGTTCCCGCCGGACACCGCGCCGAACCAGCGGGCGAGCTGGTCACGCGCGGTGCAGGCCGACCACACGTCGAGCACCGGCTGCTTGTAGGACCGTAGATAGTGCAGCAGTACCCGCTCGCCGCCCGCGTCGTGATCGTGCTCGGGGCG contains:
- a CDS encoding SRPBCC family protein, whose protein sequence is MSTMSILGEVRPEHDHDAGGERVLLHYLRSYKQPVLDVWSACTARDQLARWFGAVSGGNGNLGIEPLDGPVPGPVAVRVEHCVAPHELVAHVDGELIEVRLEQVGVLTNLELVRRHLCPADAPAVGPRWQYLLDRLTAYLEGTPLPSWSAYPKPADEYR